The Streptomyces sp. Alt3 genome has a segment encoding these proteins:
- a CDS encoding helix-turn-helix domain-containing protein, whose protein sequence is MTTARARKVDDVKVGDLLRGWRRLRGVTQLELALKADSSARHISFVETDRSTPSRSMVLHLAEHLDVPVRDRNSLLMAAGYAPTYPETSLTAPVMTTLRAGLDQLLTAYEPFPALVMDGMYDVVTANKGVGMLLEGVAGHLLQPPLNAMRLTLHPQGLAPRIRNLGEWRAHLLERMHRQATSRSSDALRGLYEEVAAYPAPAGNTHTVPEKETEGGTEGHSRAVHPYALPLRIEAGGRLLSFVSTATTFNTPMDVTVSELAVETFLPADPETAAALRAAG, encoded by the coding sequence ATGACGACTGCCAGGGCCAGGAAGGTCGATGACGTGAAGGTCGGCGACCTGCTGCGCGGCTGGCGCAGGCTGCGGGGGGTCACTCAGCTCGAACTGGCCCTGAAGGCGGACAGTTCCGCACGCCACATCAGCTTCGTCGAGACCGACAGGTCAACACCGAGCCGCTCCATGGTGCTTCATCTCGCCGAGCATCTCGACGTTCCTGTGCGCGACCGCAACTCGCTCCTGATGGCGGCGGGTTACGCCCCCACGTATCCGGAGACGTCACTGACCGCACCGGTGATGACGACGCTTCGCGCCGGGCTCGACCAGCTGCTGACCGCCTACGAACCCTTCCCCGCCCTGGTGATGGACGGGATGTACGACGTGGTGACCGCGAACAAGGGCGTCGGGATGCTGCTCGAAGGGGTGGCCGGACACCTGCTGCAGCCGCCCCTGAACGCCATGCGCCTGACGCTGCACCCGCAGGGCCTGGCCCCGAGGATCCGCAATCTGGGTGAGTGGCGCGCCCACCTGCTGGAACGGATGCACAGGCAGGCCACGTCGCGCTCCTCGGACGCGCTGCGCGGCCTGTACGAGGAGGTCGCGGCCTATCCGGCACCCGCCGGGAACACCCACACCGTCCCGGAGAAGGAAACGGAAGGCGGAACAGAAGGGCATTCAAGGGCCGTTCACCCGTACGCGTTGCCGCTGCGGATCGAAGCGGGCGGGCGGCTGCTGTCCTTCGTCTCGACGGCCACGACGTTCAACACCCCGATGGATGTGACCGTCTCCGAACTGGCCGTCGAGACGTTCCTGCCCGCTGACCCGGAGACTGCCGCCGCTCTCCGGGCGGCGGGCTGA
- a CDS encoding cupin domain-containing protein, with amino-acid sequence MSEPSTTPGEGFHPHLHETPGRTAGPLRTRLHHIRADALDGDTAQTGGMRRFSAVSGKTVGSEKLWMGQTHVAPATASSDHHHGESETAIHVVSGHPEFVFVDDSGDEPEEVRLRTSPGDYIFVPPFVPHREENPDPTEEAVVVIARSTQEAIVVNLPRLYALDRLPEA; translated from the coding sequence ATGAGCGAGCCGTCGACGACCCCCGGAGAAGGGTTCCACCCTCATCTCCACGAAACCCCGGGCCGCACCGCGGGCCCCCTTCGCACCCGTCTGCATCACATCCGTGCGGACGCGCTGGACGGTGACACGGCGCAGACCGGAGGCATGCGCAGGTTCAGCGCCGTGAGCGGGAAGACCGTCGGCTCCGAGAAGCTGTGGATGGGCCAGACCCACGTGGCCCCCGCGACGGCGTCCTCCGACCATCACCACGGTGAGTCCGAGACCGCCATCCATGTGGTGAGCGGGCACCCCGAGTTCGTCTTCGTCGACGACTCCGGGGACGAGCCCGAGGAGGTGCGGCTGCGCACCTCGCCGGGCGACTACATCTTCGTCCCTCCGTTCGTCCCGCACCGCGAGGAGAACCCGGACCCCACCGAGGAGGCCGTGGTCGTCATCGCCCGCAGCACCCAGGAGGCGATCGTCGTGAACCTGCCGCGCCTGTACGCCCTGGACCGGCTGCCGGAGGCGTGA
- a CDS encoding RrF2 family transcriptional regulator, with protein sequence MHISAKADYATRALLELASDPGRPLSCEAIASSQEIPFRFLKSVVGELRRAGLVRSQRGCEGGYWLGRPAGEIALLDVVRAVDGELITLRGESLTGLDYPGPAVGLPGVWRRVESDAAAVLGGLTLAALLPAGAREEPSAIGAA encoded by the coding sequence ATGCATATCTCCGCGAAGGCGGACTACGCCACGCGCGCCCTGCTGGAGCTCGCGAGTGATCCCGGCCGTCCGCTCTCCTGTGAGGCCATCGCCTCCTCGCAGGAAATTCCGTTCAGGTTCTTGAAATCAGTCGTTGGCGAGCTCAGAAGAGCCGGTCTGGTGCGCAGCCAGCGCGGCTGCGAAGGCGGCTACTGGCTCGGGAGACCGGCCGGGGAGATCGCCCTGCTGGATGTCGTGCGCGCCGTGGACGGCGAACTGATCACCCTGCGGGGCGAGTCGCTGACCGGGCTCGACTACCCCGGGCCGGCCGTCGGCCTGCCCGGGGTGTGGAGGCGGGTCGAGTCGGACGCCGCGGCGGTGCTCGGCGGGCTCACGCTGGCCGCGCTGCTGCCCGCCGGCGCGCGCGAGGAGCCGTCCGCGATCGGTGCCGCGTGA
- a CDS encoding DsbA family oxidoreductase: MSGGQEAQPVEVVEYTYPLCPWAWGSEPVFRRLRTALDGRVRWRRAYAVLFDDEDDPAPDPAAETAYYAGYVERIGAHTRAPWAARLSRVAASSWPSSLVAAAAELQGADVAERVLRRLRETVFVLGEPADTPEAALAATRGVPGLDPERIRADAASPGVLERVRADRAEARRPVPEVLSVHSRSPHPGTAKETFDGGYRYALPTLLLRAPSGYRAIPGWRPYAAYATAVEELCPGLLESSAPLSPSEALERHGSLTEPERHLLAEGAWPPSGAVPLQTGNGALWLHPGEASARPAGPPGPAAAL, translated from the coding sequence GTGAGCGGCGGCCAGGAGGCGCAACCGGTGGAGGTGGTGGAGTACACCTACCCGCTGTGCCCGTGGGCCTGGGGGTCCGAACCGGTCTTCCGCAGGCTCAGGACCGCGCTCGACGGCCGGGTCCGCTGGCGGCGGGCGTACGCGGTCCTCTTCGACGACGAGGACGATCCGGCACCGGATCCGGCGGCCGAAACCGCCTACTACGCCGGCTACGTCGAGAGGATCGGCGCGCACACGCGAGCGCCGTGGGCGGCCCGGCTGAGCCGGGTCGCGGCCAGTTCCTGGCCCTCCTCGCTCGTGGCCGCGGCCGCCGAGCTCCAGGGTGCCGACGTGGCCGAACGGGTCCTACGCCGGCTGCGCGAGACCGTCTTCGTGCTGGGTGAGCCGGCGGACACCCCGGAGGCCGCGCTGGCTGCCACGCGCGGTGTCCCGGGGCTGGACCCCGAGCGGATCAGAGCGGACGCGGCTTCGCCCGGGGTGCTGGAACGGGTGCGGGCCGACCGCGCGGAGGCGCGGCGGCCGGTCCCCGAAGTCCTGTCCGTGCACAGCAGATCACCGCACCCCGGCACCGCGAAGGAGACGTTCGATGGCGGGTACCGCTACGCGTTGCCGACGCTCCTGCTGCGCGCCCCCTCGGGGTATCGCGCGATCCCCGGCTGGCGGCCGTACGCCGCCTATGCGACGGCCGTCGAGGAGCTCTGCCCAGGACTCCTGGAATCGTCCGCGCCGCTCTCCCCGTCCGAAGCGCTGGAGCGCCACGGGAGCCTGACCGAACCGGAACGCCACCTGCTGGCGGAGGGTGCGTGGCCCCCGTCGGGGGCGGTCCCCCTGCAGACGGGAAATGGTGCTCTGTGGCTGCATCCTGGCGAGGCGTCAGCACGTCCGGCCGGACCTCCCGGGCCTGCCGCAGCGCTCTGA
- a CDS encoding ABC transporter substrate-binding protein gives MPARLTIRRRPDVRSARQAGGLRVAALGTAFVALLVPALSACGGSASSAAGSATLKWASSYFPSHWDPVVGGSGAQFRELALVYASLTRTDEEGKAVPDLAESWEYNEKGDLITFHVRPGLKFSDGEPVDGAAVKAAIARAQKQKNSALFGDLTSIGSVEADGLDATLHLTQVDYQIPQLLGERVLQIASPKAAGNPTKLDQDPVGAGPFVIDQLIPGTKAVLRKNPDYWDAKNIHIDNVELVSAPDASTVVSGLQTGVYNFADLDPSQATAAEKAGLDVFSQPGFNASNISLNVNKAPFDDDRVVDALRHAVNRKEFVDKLTFGHGETTDQPFPKGYVAYDSESENAYPYDPAKSKKLLAEAGHKPGDIKLNLVIPAEDPQAEIVQSQLAAVGVKVTIKIDKNWATPFFAKDLAFSLYSTTGRDSAVQTLTAHFGPDGPLNLSTPYEPDGFKEAVAKVRRTPLDASDYPQVLQAATRAGLESKALIFTFSSPNLFAKNKALSDLPKNPAHIDWTGVKIAAGS, from the coding sequence ATGCCCGCACGACTCACGATCCGCCGCCGACCGGACGTCCGGTCGGCCCGACAGGCGGGCGGCCTGAGGGTCGCTGCCCTCGGAACCGCTTTTGTCGCCCTGCTCGTCCCGGCTCTGAGCGCTTGCGGCGGCAGTGCCTCGTCGGCGGCCGGCAGCGCCACCCTGAAATGGGCCTCTTCCTACTTCCCGAGCCACTGGGATCCGGTGGTAGGGGGAAGTGGTGCGCAGTTCCGTGAACTGGCCCTCGTCTACGCCTCGTTGACACGGACCGACGAGGAGGGCAAGGCCGTTCCGGACCTCGCCGAGAGCTGGGAGTACAACGAGAAGGGTGATCTGATCACCTTCCACGTACGTCCCGGGCTGAAGTTCAGCGACGGCGAACCGGTCGACGGCGCGGCCGTGAAGGCCGCCATCGCGCGGGCGCAGAAGCAGAAGAACTCCGCGCTCTTCGGCGACCTGACGTCGATCGGATCGGTGGAGGCCGACGGGCTGGACGCCACGCTCCACCTCACCCAGGTCGACTACCAGATACCTCAGTTGCTCGGCGAGCGCGTCCTGCAGATCGCCAGCCCGAAGGCCGCGGGGAACCCCACGAAACTGGACCAGGACCCCGTCGGTGCCGGACCGTTCGTCATCGACCAGCTGATCCCGGGCACCAAGGCGGTCCTGCGGAAGAACCCTGACTACTGGGACGCGAAGAACATCCACATCGACAATGTCGAGCTGGTGTCCGCCCCCGACGCCTCCACCGTCGTCTCGGGCCTTCAGACCGGCGTCTACAACTTCGCCGACCTCGACCCGAGCCAGGCCACCGCCGCCGAGAAGGCGGGGCTGGACGTGTTCTCCCAGCCCGGCTTCAACGCCTCGAACATCAGCCTGAACGTGAACAAGGCGCCGTTCGACGACGACAGGGTCGTCGACGCGCTCCGTCACGCGGTCAACCGCAAGGAGTTCGTCGACAAGCTGACGTTCGGTCACGGCGAGACGACCGACCAGCCGTTCCCCAAGGGGTACGTGGCCTACGACTCGGAGTCGGAGAACGCCTACCCCTACGACCCTGCGAAGTCGAAGAAGCTCCTCGCCGAGGCGGGTCACAAGCCCGGCGACATCAAGCTGAACCTGGTCATCCCGGCGGAGGACCCCCAGGCCGAGATCGTCCAGTCCCAGCTGGCCGCCGTGGGCGTCAAGGTCACCATCAAGATCGACAAGAACTGGGCCACGCCGTTCTTCGCGAAGGACCTGGCCTTCTCCCTGTACTCGACGACGGGCCGCGACTCCGCGGTGCAGACCCTCACCGCCCATTTCGGTCCTGACGGCCCGCTCAACCTCAGCACTCCCTATGAGCCGGACGGTTTCAAGGAGGCCGTGGCCAAGGTCCGTCGGACGCCGCTGGACGCGTCCGACTACCCGCAGGTCCTCCAGGCGGCGACACGTGCGGGCCTGGAGAGCAAGGCGCTCATCTTCACCTTCTCCTCGCCCAACCTCTTCGCCAAGAACAAGGCGCTCTCCGACCTGCCGAAGAACCCCGCCCACATCGACTGGACCGGCGTGAAGATCGCTGCCGGCTCCTGA